From the Lathyrus oleraceus cultivar Zhongwan6 chromosome 3, CAAS_Psat_ZW6_1.0, whole genome shotgun sequence genome, the window GCCACACATAATTTATCacgtaaattaaatataaaataaaatcaCGTAGGGTGtcacattcataacacacatgacctgCTCTGTAACACGAGTTTcaacagtaaatttcaatacacacatttgtaataaggatgtttacacgacacCCCACTTATCTAAATCATACCTGGGATGTTTACACGATACCCATCTCATCTGATCGGTATTACATATTCACATAATAAGATATTCATAACTTGTCACcgcatgctcacttccattttaaagtattatcgcagcggaattatcatcacaattatggaagataaagcaagtaacaacatctagtctcaacttcaattttaataacaaaataagagagttgtaatcaatcaactcaacatcttaagaattctcaacaaaaaaattagtcttatgacttcaacatagtcagacataaggaataaaataagcgtttaacccaacccgatattacatgatcagagcaaggcACCACTAGTAAAAGcaacaaaataaagaagtaatccaaaagctaccttccacttacttcagcaatactactcttgagtatctgcacgatgcccatgtaaaggcaacattcaaacagaaggggtgagaattcgTTTCAATAATAACGATATAAAATGAAGAATAtagtacaacatctacacaatccTGTACAACAAtatatatcacattcttacatcaaaattataatcaacatcatacacggaaacatctcaattatcatcaacatcatacaaaaccacatctcaattatcattaacatcagatgcaacaacatctcatccaacaatacatcaataacaaccaatacaaatgtaacacttatgcaatgtactcaacaccgactcgacatgTATGAGGTgccaaatatgaacactcaggttcatctcactccatgatccccaccataggactGATTCCCTCTTAGAACTGGAGCACACCAAAATCactaccatcaccataggtaacgcttcattaatcccccataataggaattagctactcgcactcGATCCATCATAATAGGATCAAGGCTCACAAAAACTCATTACCATTAACATAGataacgcttcactaatccctcataataagaattagctactcgcacccgatccatcaccatagaatcgaggctcaccaaaattggacctAAGCCCGTACgccaagatgcatgactctcaaataacatgcattaacacaacaaggttcacctaaaggatccccacacacatctcatcatttatgcatcacaccattcatcatgcaacaaccaattcatgttaTCACATGAATAATATCAATAAAAAACAGTAACTcgtcaacatcttaacatcatcgacataacaacataattatcacacaatgatattacaacaatgcagcgattcatcaaccaaacatataaaccaatacatttattaatacagtagacatgtgaatattattaaaatatCTCAACAATCAATACAATCTTATAAGTCtgagcattagctttctaacgcttcaaacgccatcaaaatcggacttatgaaatgaaagttatgaccaaaatcgtcgggatgtGTCAACAATTCCTTAACCGAACGTATgaacaaaaacttcaccaacaTAGTAGGAataggtgtcataccccaattttatCCGGGTAAGGAAAAATCTTCAACCAACATTCACTACCCAATGTTATAAGACTTGAATTTTATCTTAAGACATAGGTTCTATTTTAGGGTTTCTCAGCCCTTGGTGACATCAAGTCTTCAATGACATTTTCATCTGTTGAGATCCTTAAGAAGACACCAGTTGCATTTGTCTATTATGGCCATTAACTGAAGCATGGGATAATATGTGCACTTTGGGACTTTTTGGTTAACAAGACCCATTTTGGTTTATCTATGAGAACTCTTGGTTTTAAAAAGGTCCATTCACATAAACATGTTCATGATTAATATTGCAAAGTGTGGTTcaaatctttttacattactaatccaaaatccatttgattattagtaagtattaagagtCATGGTTATTTTCTATAATCACTTGTTATTAAGCTCATTTCCACATCCCAAATGTTTATGCTAAAGTCTTGATCCTTCATAAATATATAGATTCAAATTGCATTTTTAAACATGTATTTGTTTTAAGCTAAGGTGGATTGTTAAAAAACTATGATAATTGACAGTGTTTTAAAACTCACTTTGGAATGGTTTCTTTTATTGCTTATGATGCACATTTCATATTGTTCATTTAAGCTAATAATAAACATAATTAGAGGTGACCAAGTTGAAAGTCCAATTTGATTAATATGACCCAATCCATTTTCAGTTTGAGTTAGAATTTAAGCATTTTTGTTTAACACAAATAGAATAATTAAGACAAAGTTCAAGTGTTAAAAAAAGGATTAATTCCATAATTATTTTTTAATCCAAGTGTTACAAATAATTCCAAAAAGGCCAATGCATAATCAAAAGAGGGCTTACACGAATAATCCAAAATTCACATGATAATCCAAAAGTCACATAATTAATCCCAAAGTGCACTATTACATTATCCAAAAGGTTCTAGGTGACatcaaaataaactaaaaaaaaGAGTTGAATGAGCTGTAAACCCAGCAGGTCAAGCAACAAACTTCAAAGACTTTTCCAAAACTCTTTTGAATTTCACAGCGCCCCCAATTCCAACCTAGGCGCAGAACTTCCTCTCAAATCAATGTCTATTCACCTTTTTACAAACCTGCAAAACCAATTCAGAAGATTAAAAAGAGCTTATCAAATAAGCACTTATAGAAAACTGAAAAATAATTGATAAGAGGAACGAATATTTTTTTTGCACAGTGAACCAAAGTGAACGCCCAAGAACATGTTCCAATATCCAATCCAAACAACTCTAAATCCACAGAGTAAACATCCCATAAAATCTGGAAAAAAGATAACTTAACAAGTTATCTCAAAGCCTAAACATTCATCAGATATATAACAACAACAAATTAACAGTAACAGACGTCTGGAAAATCCAAGAAGAAgttatcaaaaatattttttaacatCAAACCCTAAACAACAAAACACAGGTTTTTGAGAATCCAAGAAACAACAATCAAAAAATAATTCATTAAACATCCAAACCCTAATATTCGAACAAAGCAACAACAACATCCAGACCGAAGAAAGAGGAACACGAAGAAGAGGACGAAACAACTTATCTCGAATACAGTGGGGAGACGTCGCTGGTGTTTGTCTTCACCCAAGTAAAATTTCCATTCTCGTTCAAATTTTTGCATCACCATCTTCGCCTCTCCATACTGAGTAAAACCCCTCTATTAATTTCTTCAAAGCGCGTCTGTAGAGGTTTAAATCTCGAAGTTTAGGGTTAGGGTTTCGACGGATAATGATTGGTATTTAGGGTAGGATGAACTAGGGTTTGTTGGCCGcatgagagagagagagtttgagttagggtttaggtttttattttttttcttttggtGCCGATCCGGCCATTTGAAGTGGATTTTGGGAGAAACAAGGTTGAATTTGGATTCATAAGCAAAAATGAGGTGGGGTATGTGTTTGGTTTTTTAAGTTTAGGATTAAGGGTCGCCGGAGAAGAAGGCGGCACCGCCGCGGTTGGCCGgccgccaccgtcttctccggcagGTTTGGCTGGGGGTGGTGACGGAAGAGGGAAGAGAGAGTTGCAGAGCAACTCTGCTCTTTAGATGAAGAGAGAGAATTAAATGAGAGAatgtctctctctctctctctctcaaaatATTTGTTTTATATGTTGGTTGGAATGGCCACGCGGGCTCCAAGTGGCCCCTCCTTCTAGCGCCACATGTGGTTGACTTCTGAGTCAACCAGGGGATCCTGTGTGAATCCCCCCACCATATGCTGGTGCACCCTTTTCAGTCATCCATCTGATTTTTTGACTTGGTCAAAGTCCCTAGATCTAAGGGCCCAGACACCTCTATATGAGGTCAACGTTTGGCCAAGCCTTTAAGGCCTTGGTGGTTCCGTTTTGGGCCAACTCAGATTAAGCCCAAAGACTTTTTTCTATTCAAACCCCCTTGTTTTGTTCAGTAGCGCCCAGATTTGGGCCTTCTCTTGCTTAGcccatttttttttaaatttattcaacttattttcttttatttatataCATATAAAATATATACATTAGAATTTTATGGCTATTAAACAAAaaacaatattttattttatttactttctttcaaaattatataattatatattgttattattattaatacttaatagtaaatatgcaattatattgttattattattattaatactTAATGGTAAATATGCAATTATTTGGTTGTATCATCATTTTTTAATTACttattatttaatcaaataatctaataaatatttaattaattaattatattattattaatatcACTTATAATTTAgatatttgtttatttttgtggagtgtatgtgcatgattattttgtatttatttatttataccgAGTCTTGAGTACATATGGATGGCATGTTATAACTGTGAGAAGATTATGTCGATTTCACCGATCTAAAATCATTCGAACcaatttaaaaaataaatcacatatttctcgattcaaagtcgagcccatttttaaaacacctttgtaagtcgattacttgtaaaagtatcgccatcaacctcacatggcttactcttgggcaTTCTTATAATGAGACCTATGCGATTTTAATCAATCGATTAGATGAACTATTtactaaataaattcaattcattcacaaaatacaaatttaaaacctcgatccaacatcgagtattctttGTTAAGAATTAAAATACCTGGTCACAATTAAACGTTATTTCACTTAGGAATAGAAGAGGAAATGGTTTTGAGTTTTCgactcctctcctcgattatttaaACACGAACTCTTGTACTCGACTAATCGAATAATCATCATTTCTAATCCACCTAAGGACAAACAAATCAAATTCTTTTACATTAAGAAataaaaagggagatgactttgaatcttcaatttttctcctcgactatttgaatacaagttctcttacttggttagtccaacaattgtcgttcctctacaaacttccaaacctcgattaaatcaaaacactttcataataatataaatgaaaaaggagatgactttgagttttcaatttctctccccaattgtttgaatacgagttctcttactcagtcagtcgaacaattgtcatttttccgcaaacatgcaacttaatcaaatcattttcttaacaaactatacgaaaaaggagatggttttgagctttcaactcctcttctcaaatgcttggatatgagttgttttactcagtcgttcaagtacttgtcgttcattctaaaatacgtcaaacgtacacaaccttattttcataaatatatagatgaaacagaaagcggtctagagtcttctattccctttctcaATTATTAGGGcacgagttgtcttactcgattatccgagtattcatcatccattcaaaacaccttaattacTATCAAATCCTTTTTATagttaaggatgaaaaagaaagtggtctagagtcttctattccctttcccgattattaggatacgagttatcttactcgattatccgattattcgtcatccattcaaaataccTTAATTACTATCAAATCCTTTTTATagttaaggatgaaaaagaaaatggtccagagtcttctattccctttcccgactgttaggatacgagttgtcttactcaactatccaagtaatcgtcatccaacaaaaaacatctcaaccaaACAAAATGTCAAACATATTAaatcaacttgtcacccccgtgtgaccaaaacccttctttcaaaaagaacactattaatcctttctgatgcgcattacaaaccagtgcttaagcctccaccgagagtagacaagccaacatttagcctttaggatgcgatctaaacagttgttcattaaaaaacaccaaccaaccgtagttccccgaactacgaatgctctgatttccttattaccataaggatacgtaggcaggagattgctgtatcttcgtgagcacactaataaaaaacccCCTTTCCCTTTCTAcggttctcatccatttctattttcaatattttataacccaaagatagcaaacaaacataaattaacactcgaaatgcacattagaactaaaaggttcccattgagtacaacggacgtaaggggtgctaataccttcctcttgcgtaatccactcccgaacccgaatatggttgcgacgaccattattccatttcctaaaggttttatcgatattttcctatcccttcactgggatgaataaagttcggtggcgactctgttcgaacgtaattttttccgcgaccagcgcgaggaatcatattttttgagatgcgacagatgacgactctgctggggactagctccaagcaaaagagagtgaagcctaacttagttcagttgatgtattgtgtgttaattttATCTGTTTGTTATTTAATATGTTATTATTATGCTGTCATGATTATTGTATTGTGATTTATTGAATATGTCTTATTTGGGGTTCTCTGGTcggtgatactttgtgagataggctctccacctgagcctgagaaaaaccataagattaagttgtTGGTTGCGTAGTGGGCATCCATAATGAGTCTTCCTTGTTAGGAAGATACGAAGAtcccgcctagaggagattctcttgagatattattgcccgacgagttttcgtcacgacgatagtattctcaagttggatcaatgactctagggaccttttaacccattatatccggtggttatgtagtatttacctgaaaagtcccagacttattgggttaatacgaaagccccaatcagatgagatcccttggacaTATTACTATCTTACAGTAGTATTCtcaacctcgatctatgactctgagaaccttattagaaccttggactcgagagttgtgtagtatgaacccactaggagtcttcctctttgggaccatacgaaggcctcacccaaacGAGACTCAGTTTGGGGATGTTATTGGCGGATGACTTTTCGTCATGACAATAACTTTCCTAAATAGtgattgatgactttgggaacctttTACCTTTAGCATCCTCCCAAAAGGGTTTTGTTTAGTAACCAAGAATACTCACTCTCACGACCTGTGTATTGACCTACCTGTAGCATGCATAACATCATTCATAACATaacattcatattattttatttccaaggaatctgagtgtcatgagttgcaggaattcgagaaacatggaatcaagcaaaagaaacatttacTCTTTCAAGTTCAAAGATCCCGATCTAAAGAGCTTACGTGACTTGGTCTCTCATATGCACCCGGTGTACAAAATCAACTTTGGGAAAAATTATGGCAATCTGCTCAGCATCCTCAATCAACAAGTGGACCATACAACTTTAGTCACTTTGGCCCAATTCTATGACCTACCTTTAAGATACTTCACATTCCAGGTCTTCCAGCTAGCACCAACGTTAGAAGAATTCGAGTGTCTTGTTAGGATTCCTATGAAGAACAAGCCACTATTTGGAGGGATAGATGAATCTTTGCCCATTGAGATTATCGCTAGCACGCTTCACATGGATGAAAAGGAAGCAGAGGCTAACCTAGAGACCAaagggaataccaaaggattttcGCTACGTTTTCTCTTGGAAAGAGCTCATACCCTATTAAAAGCAGAAAGTTGGGACGCTTGTTACTCTGCTATTGCATTGGCCATCTATGGCGTCGTCCTGTTCCCAAATATGGACGGTTTTGTAGACATGGCTGCTATTTGTGTTTTCCTTACTGGAAACCCAATACCTACCTTGTTAGCCGATGTTTATTATTACATAAGCCACAGGTACACTAAGAAGAAGGGATTGATTTCTTGTTGTGCTCCTTTATCATATCAGTGGTTTCTAGAACATCTTCCGAAGACAGGTGCTTGGGTTGAACAGACAGATGTTAGTTGGCCTCAGAGATTGGGATCACTCCGAtctgaagatatttcttggtaTTCCAAAGAATACATCAACATGGACATCGTATTCAGCTGTGAGGACTTCCCTAATCTACCACGtattggaactcaaggatgtgtGAATGCTAACCCGGTTCTTTCACTCAGACAACTTGGCTACCCAAAGGAAGGTCCTCCAGAGGCGAAAtctttggaagctttcttgttACTTGACTTTAGGGTTGAGAATCCTAGCTTATTCCAACGAATCAAAGAGGCTTGGAAGAATGTCAATCGAAAAGGGAAGCTGATTTAGGGAGAGAAAATGAGATTACAAAGGAACCATATTTTCAGTGGGTAAAGTAAAGAGTGGAGATGATCAAAATGCCATTTGTCATTCGGACACCTATACCTCTTCctgaacctaagctcacccatgtccctattgaagaagtggaggaactcaagaccaccatggcaaagctagaaaaagagaatgaagagttgCAGATAAAACTTCAACAAACCATCAATGAGAAAAACACCATGAAGTGGGAGTTTGAGAGAAAAGAGGCCTAACTTCAAGCACATGTGGAAAAGTTCAACAAGGAAGAGTATAAGAGGAAAAAGATCAAAGTGGGATTAGAACAAACTGACCATTGCCTAGATACTCTTAAGGGTCAACTAGGACGAACTCAAaaagaatgtcaagacaatgagcgttggtggcatctagccacgaaggaaaacaagacgataagggatacacttggggctcagataaaAGAACTCACCAATTCTGTTCGTCATGCAAAGGCTGAAGTAGATCAGGAACACCGACTCAAGAATATAGCCACCAAAGCTTCTAGGGTTTCACCCATGATATGGGAGGAGAAGTGTCGAGAAGTAAGAGATGTAAAAGAGTCTGTCAGCTATTGGAAGAACCAGCTAGAGTCATTACACCAAGACAACTCCATATGGTTGAAGGAGCGAGACtatgtgattgaagattatgaatcctttaagaagacTATAGACTTCTTGTAAGGAGATAGGGATAAGTTTCGTGCAAAGCTCGATGGGCTAGTGGGGTTCTGTAATTGGGTGGCTAAAGAATTACCATGGAAGTTAAGAGACGCAGTCGAAGAATTGAAGGAAGATAACACTCCTCTAGCCATAATCAGTTTCATTCTGCTCTATAAAGGGTTGCTGAAGAGATTCAAGGAGGAACTAGAAGAGCTTCAAGCCAGAAAGCCTGCAGTTTAATTTTCTTATATTGTTCATTTAACAAATGTATTTTGAACTATGGCCTTTTTGGACCCCTATGTTATGTACTTGAATGAATGGCGTTTAAAAATTACTCCATTATTAAGTATTTCTTGTTTCTTCAAATTACTAACAACTAATGAAACTCGAATGATTTCCTGAAAATAAAATACGTATGACATTCGCATCTTCATTATGCATCGCGCttcataaaaattcaaaaaacttacccaacctttttaccctttatccagccacactgactaatcaacaccgatACGAGACGTGAAGAAACTACAAGATAACGTTAGAGCAAGTTAAGGCTAACCAAATTACCATGAGGACAGACATCAATACAATCCAAGAGAAGATGGATCAGCTGTTGGAGACAATGCTCGCAATCGCTCAAAGAGAGAGGATTGAGAAGGAAGAAGCTAGGGCAAAAAGGAATTATAGCACACAAGGTCTGAACCCCCAAGACGAGGGTTACGTCCCCACCAAGAAGAGATTGGTTCAGATACCGATAGGAGGCAAATGAGATGGGGATTGTGCAGAACCTTCTAATACGTCTACTCAACATGGATCTGAAATTGGAGACGACCAGTACGATGCTTTCTATATGCCTGATCAACCAAAGCCTAAGATACTTCTAGATCCTGCTGCAGATATGCTCCGTACCCTGGAAAAGAAGATCAAAGCCATAGAAGGAAACAATATCTTCGGTGCctctgccatgaacatgcgtttggtatcaaatttagtcatcccggctaaatttaaaactcctaacttcgagaaatacaaaggacagACTTGTCCAAGAAGTCACCTGGTAATGTACTTCAAGAAGATGGCTGCTCACACCGAAAACGACAAACTACTTGTacactatttccaagacagtctgagtggagcatctctgagatggtacatgagcttagagcAGGGGCGGATTCAAAGCTGGGAAgatttggctgacgcatttctccgttaatacaaatataacttagatatggcacccgaAAGAATGCAGTTGCAAAGGATGGCTATGAAAGAAAGTGAgtcatttaaagaatacgcccagtggtggagagagttggctgctcaggtagagccaccattgtctgaAAAGGAAATGGCCAAAATATTTGTAGACACCTTGAAAGACCCATTCTTTGATAGATTGGTGAGAAGTGACGCGTCCGACTTCGCACATCTAGTCACAATTGGAGATCGCATAGAGAAAGGGTTGAGGGATGGAAAGATTCCAGGAGTTGTGGCAGCCCCTAGCGCACCGAAGAAGTATTCTGGAGGCTTCCCAAAGAAGAGAGAAGGTGAAACGAACGTTATATCCAGAGGCTATAAGGGGAAGCAACAGGCTTCATATGGTCAAGTCACCGCCGTGGtacctgtagcggggtattcgtcaccattagagatattgactaaatccaaggtaaatcatacaagtcgagtcgccaccgcacttctatttatccaaaggaatggttagaaagcgaacaaaaacctaaaagttttatcgaatcaaaaactagtaaaaatatcagagatctgggtaagggggttggttatgcaatgggaaggtattaggcacccaaagcatcccaggtactcctagggagcccttttcacatttgttgcaaagtttgttgtttttttttgaaaatttatttgtgcaaacatgattgaagggatgagaaaaacgtgtatgtttatctaatgtactacttactaaaagaagggtcaaaagaaaatgactcgcacggacgttgcatccactgcatacgtatctcatctgaatctgagaatcagagtcttcgtagctcgactacctatgggttaaagaggagtgtgctcgctaagacatcacgtcttatgcctacgtatctcatctgggatgaaaatcagagcaaaacgtagttcgaccacctatgggttaaaggttgtgttttggggtgaacgacgttactacacaatctaccggatgctcgacctttggagacttactcgcctgtagtagaaggagataacgtgttcttaggagaagaaaaatcaatgagtttggggtgtttagggatgctcatgcaaaaaggcagtcctagatgaaggaaccacgctaccttaaatgacatgccacggGAGGCTATatgaaacctaagaaatcggtaacatgcgggaaaagtaaagggatcgagagatctaccgtacggataaagatccgaagtaacaacaattaaagagataagaaacccagagatctctcaagctagcactgtaggtgtttaattggctgcattatatggtaaaacactagatggttactaatgtcttgactgatgtcatgacatgtaagtgtgactacattgtagttattgcaggactagctaacacaggttttattgaatgtcaaactggatgctgtgacattcatacctgtcaacagatactaaggaatagaacaacaggtgttctgttagaacttagtatttatttccagtctggttatcaaggaaagaccagacctggcataaggcctactgactgaatgtcaaactggatattatgacattcatcattgacagcagctactgaacattagacagagtggtgttctgctatacttcagcatgtaacttagtttgttcttcaagagaataacagaactaacttaaggccaattgtgtaaatgttaagttggacactttgacatttattaatgtaagctttcactgtagtatggtcattttgatcatgtacaggtcagcaaaattgtacagtctgttttctggaaaaacagactcagcatatggaccttgatgtcaagctgaatgtcgtgacattcatgcctgacagcatatgctatattgt encodes:
- the LOC127130401 gene encoding uncharacterized protein LOC127130401 — translated: MESSKRNIYSFKFKDPDLKSLRDLVSHMHPVYKINFGKNYGNLLSILNQQVDHTTLVTLAQFYDLPLRYFTFQVFQLAPTLEEFECLVRIPMKNKPLFGGIDESLPIEIIASTLHMDEKEAEANLETKGNTKGFSLRFLLERAHTLLKAESWDACYSAIALAIYGVVLFPNMDGFVDMAAICVFLTGNPIPTLLADVYYYISHRYTKKKGLISCCAPLSYQWFLEHLPKTGAWVEQTDVSWPQRLGSLRSEDISWYSKEYINMDIVFSCEDFPNLPRIGTQGCVNANPVLSLRQLGYPKEGPPEAKSLEAFLLLDFRVENPSLFQRIKEAWKNVNRKGKLI